A single region of the Diadema setosum chromosome 14, eeDiaSeto1, whole genome shotgun sequence genome encodes:
- the LOC140237830 gene encoding ATP-dependent RNA helicase DHX30-like, which produces MPQRRAAARRKNHTKSKMERLLVLVLVLPQLIRRAGHSTSPQADDTDGEDATLVEKDFAAFTNAHLTEDGKLLKDFPNPKGILNKLISQGTSDSPAKFLRYLTNNDPFMKRSTLKLSWPAELEFKGYGRKKKEAEIMATARACHTLKEQGLLDENNNPHLPEKVLYDKESIRKFLRDQTQPDLLEFDETVKDDLCKLVQHVKDNEAVAGETVLSENPTPFYSSMMPEEPYPPIRDVITDEQYQPLSTAKSDRKSGALLQKLVNRGSKVPKELQTVIKSLPIAEMRDEIVSIIDENQVTVLCGETGCGKTTQVPQFILDDWIQRAVGSRCNVVTTQPRRVSVISTAKRIALERGERMRETTGYQIRLDRMTPENHGCMLFCTTGILLQKLRQNPDLRGVSHVIIDEAHERDINIDFLLILLRDVLKRNERIKLVLMSASINPTLFSKYFDNAPVINVPGFMHPVKEFFLPETLAELGINPSTHKSPIFQAERANQEKTRITRGKKLTGKAPPTNVDLVVDVIKAIDQKKPPGAILCFLPSWQDIRSVNDKLKADWGKSDKYVIYPVHSNITMDNQQAMFDIPPEGVRKVVLATNIAETSITIGDVVYVVDPGNHKEERFSAEYGVSCLDLHWASRANIRQRKGRAGRRQPGECFHLFDRDVFNRMSEYQVPEMLRIPLEHIVVQAKVHNDSLSAAEFLSHALETPPPEAVSAAVDLLQDLDIMDNDEHLTPLGQKVACFACDPRIAKALIFSAIFRCVDPILTIAASLSTRDLFRENLENRKEIMELMQKFAQGNESDHLVRLEAYQGWFRRQVEEGRESADEYVQSNQLYLPTLQFIRGLRRQFASNLEDADMVMSMEDCFNPEAGCNEYSRDAEIVKAVICSAFYPNLLRASYGKHESGKLKPDKLVFKDLDHSGVLLYRKSVNCGSQTLSSRWLTYFSKMRIDVTFVRDCSVVHPLAVIAFVGNVRYMEKLSNKDKKVLHSRGDSVNFHDNSLVKLVIDDNHPASAAREGGREYSPWEGLPISFYVKAEMADCAIEYLNAIHSMIEECLREDALFMTENTRDKHSSLLAMFSRLLHTSLPTFQLTGKNGKVQG; this is translated from the exons ATGCCTCAGAGAAGGGCGGCggcaagaagaaaaaatcacaCCAAGTCCAAGATGGAGCGCCTGCTGGTGCTAGTACTGGTACTTCCCCAGCTGATCAGACGG GCAGGACATTCCACATCGCCACAGGCAGATGACACTGATGGGGAAGACGCTACACTGGTAGAAAAGGATTTTGCAGCCTTCA CCAATGCTCATCTCACAGAGGATGGCAAGTTGCTGAAGGATTTTCCAAATCCCAAGGGCATCCTGAACAAGTTGATCAGCCAAGGCACCAGTGATTCGCCGGCCAAGTTTCTGCGCTACCTCACCAACAATGACCCGTTCATGAAAAGGAGCACGCTGAAGCTCTCCTGGCCTGCAGAGCTGGAGTTCAAGGGTTATGGCCGCAAGAAGAAGGAAGCAGAGATCATGGCCACAGCCAGGGCCTGCCACACTTTAAAG GAACAAGGCCTGCTGGATGAAAACAACAACCCACACCTTCCTGAGAAGGTTCTCTATGACAAGGAGAGCATCCGGAAGTTCCTGAGAGATCAGACCCAGCCAGACCTGCTCGAGTTTGACGAGACCGTCAAGGACGATCTTTGCAAACTCGTCCAGCATGTGAAG GATAATGAAGCTGTTGCCGGGGAAACCGTGTTGTCGGAGAACCCGACGCCATTCTACTCCTCAATGATGCCAGAAGAGCCATATCCCCCCATCCGGGACGTGATCACGGACGAGCAGTACCAGCCGCTCTCCACCGCCAAAAGTGACCGGAAGAGTGGTGCCCTCCTACAGAAGTTGGTGAACAGGGGCAGCAAAGTGCCGAAAGAACTCCAGACAGTGATCAAGTCACTTCCCATCGCAGAAATGAG GGACGAGATAGTGTCAATCATCGACGAAAACCAGGTGACAGTCCTGTGCGGGGAGACTGGATGTGGGAAGACCACCCAAGTGCCGCAATTCATCCTGGACGATTGGATCCAACGAGCGGTGGGCTCTCGCTGCAATGTTGTCACGACTCAG CCAAGGAGGGTGAGTGTCATATCTACTGCCAAGAGGATCGCCCTGGAGAGAGGGGAAAGAATGAGGGAGACGACTGGCTACCAGATTCGGCTGGACCGCATGACGCCAGAGAATCATGGATGTATGCTGTTCTGTACCACGGGGATCCTCCTCCAGAAACTGAGGCAAAATCCTGATCTCAGGG GAGTCAGCCACGTGATCATTGATGAGGCTCACGAGAGGGACATCAACATCGacttcctcctcatcctccttcGAGACGTCCTGAAGCGGAACGAGAGGATCAAGCTGGTGCTCATGAGCGCCTCCATCAACCCCACCCTCTTCTCTAAGTATTTTGACAA TGCCCCTGTGATCAACGTGCCTGGCTTCATGCACCCAGTGAAGGAATTCTTCCTCCCCGAGACTCTGGCAGAGCTGGGCATCAACCCCAGCACCCACAAGAGTCCAATTTTCCAGGCAGAGCGAGCCAATCAGGAGAAGACGAGGATAACAAGGGGGAAGAAGTTGACTGGCAAGGCCCCGCCCACAAACGTCGATCTGGTGGTCGACGTCATCAAGGCCATCGACCAAAAAAAGCCTCCC GGCGCCATCTTGTGCTTCCTCCCAAGCTGGCAGGACATCCGAAGTGTGAACGACAAATTGAAAGCTGACTGGGGAAAG AGTGACAAGTATGTAATCTACCCAGTGCACTCAAACATCACGATGGATAACCAGCAAGCCATGTTTGATAT CCCTCCAGAAGGGGTGAGAAAGGTTGTCCTGGCAACCAACATCGCAGAGACGTCTATCACCATCGGGGACGTCGTTTACGTGGTGGATCCTGGCAACCACAAAGAGGAGAGGTTCAGTGCAGAGTATGGG GTGTCCTGTTTGGACCTCCACTGGGCTTCCAGGGCCAACATTAGGCAGAGAAAGGGACGGGCAGGGCGCCGCCAGCCTGGAGAATGTTTTCATCTCTTTGACAGAGATGTCTTCAACCGGATGA GTGAGTATCAAGTACCGGAGATGTTGCGCATTCCCTTGGAGCACATTGTGGTGCAAGCCAAGGTCCACAATGACTCGCTGTCAGCCGCTGAGTTTCTCTCCCATGCCCTTGAGACACCCCCTCCTGAAGCAG TTTCGGCTGCTGTGGATCTACTCCAGGACCTTGATATTATGGATAACGATGAACACCTGACACCTCTTGGCCAGAAGGTGGCGTGCTTCGCCTGCGACCCTAGGATTGCCAAGGCTCTTATTTTCTCTGCCATTTTCAG GTGTGTGGACCCCATTCTGACGATAGCAGCTAGCTTGAGCACTCGAGATCTTTTTCGTGAAAACCTTGAGAACAGGAAGGAGATCATGGAG TTGATGCAGAAGTTTGCCCAGGGGAATGAGAGTGACCACCTGGTGCGGCTGGAAGCCTACCAAGGCTGGTTCAGGAGACAGGtggaggaggggagggagagtGCTGATGAGTACGTCCAATCCAACCAGCTCTACCTACCCACTCTCCAGTTCATACGTG GTCTTCGCCGTCAGTTTGCTTCAAACCTGGAGGATGCAGACATGGTGATGTCGATGGAAGACTGCTTCAACCCAGAAGCTGGATGTAACGAGTACAGCCGCGATGCTGAAATCGTCAAG GCTGTCATCTGCAGCGCCTTCTACCCCAACCTCCTCAGAGCGTCGTATGGCAAGCATGAGAGTGGGAAGCTGAAGCCTGACAAACTTGTCTTCAAAGACCT GGATCACAGTGGGGTGCTGCTCTACAGAAAGTCAGTCAATTGTGGAAGCCAAACTCTCAGCAGTAGGTGGCTGACATACTTCTCAAAG ATGCGAATAGATGTGACATTTGTGCGGGACTGCTCTGTGGTACATCCCTTGGCCGTCATCGCATTTGTGGGTAACGTGAGATACATGGAGAAACTGAGCAACAAAG ACAAGAAGGTTCTTCACTCGCGAGGCGATTCCGTTAACTTCCACGACAACAGCCTCGTCAAGCTGGTGATCGACGACAACCACCCAGCTTCCGCGGCGCGAGAAGGTGGGAGGGAGTACAGTCCGTGGGAGGGTCTGCCGATATCGTTCTACGTGAAGGCAGAGATGGCAGACTGCGCCATTGAATACCTCAACGCCATCCACTCGATGATTGAAGAATGCCTCCGGGAGGATGCCCTGTTCATG ACCGAGAACACAAGGGACAAGCACAGCTCCCTCCTGGCGATGTTCAGTCGACTCTTGCACACCTCACTTCCCACTTTTCAACTGACAGGGAAGAATGGAAAGGTCCAGGGGTGA